The following proteins are co-located in the Frigidibacter mobilis genome:
- a CDS encoding SDR family NAD(P)-dependent oxidoreductase has translation MTYSISGKTAIVTGAANGIGLAIARHFIERGANVMFADIDEGKLDAELGDLTRDEGPARYFAGDLCQKLTIANLVSATVDAFDRIDILVNASRQIALSDPLCSDDTPIEDMLRQNVMSGLKLSQIVARRMVAQAARETAEGSGTAGSIGAIVNLSNIAAQRVQPELLAYSVAMAALDQTTRSLAVAYAPHRIRVNAVAFGSVMSMSLQNGLREHADWRGRIVAGTPMGRIAPASELTEAVQFLASDAAGFVTGQILTVDGGRSLIDAVQVPGH, from the coding sequence ATGACCTACTCCATCAGCGGCAAGACCGCCATCGTCACCGGTGCCGCCAATGGCATCGGCCTGGCCATCGCGCGGCATTTCATCGAGCGCGGGGCGAACGTGATGTTCGCCGATATCGATGAGGGCAAGCTGGATGCCGAACTGGGCGATCTGACCCGGGATGAGGGGCCGGCGCGTTATTTCGCCGGCGACCTCTGCCAGAAGCTGACCATCGCCAACCTGGTTTCGGCCACCGTCGATGCCTTCGACCGGATCGACATCCTGGTTAATGCCAGCCGGCAGATCGCGCTGTCGGACCCGCTGTGTTCCGACGATACCCCGATCGAGGACATGTTGCGCCAGAACGTGATGTCCGGCCTGAAGCTGAGCCAGATCGTCGCGCGGCGCATGGTGGCGCAGGCCGCGCGCGAGACAGCCGAGGGCAGCGGCACCGCCGGCAGCATCGGCGCCATCGTCAACCTGTCGAACATCGCCGCGCAAAGGGTGCAGCCGGAACTGCTGGCCTATTCGGTGGCGATGGCGGCACTGGATCAGACCACGCGCTCGCTTGCCGTGGCCTATGCGCCGCACAGGATCCGCGTCAATGCCGTGGCCTTCGGCTCTGTGATGAGCATGAGTCTGCAGAACGGCCTGCGCGAACATGCAGATTGGCGCGGGCGGATCGTGGCAGGCACGCCGATGGGCCGCATTGCTCCGGCCAGCGAACTGACAGAGGCGGTGCAATTCCTGGCGTCGGATGCAGCAGGCTTCGTGACCGGCCAGATCCTGACGGTGGATGGCGGGCGGTCGCTGATCGACGCGGTGCAGGTGCCGGGGCACTGA